The proteins below come from a single Conger conger chromosome 10, fConCon1.1, whole genome shotgun sequence genomic window:
- the LOC133139560 gene encoding transcription factor HES-2-like: MAPNITFEVAPSYAPKLTVARRKEANELRKTLKPLMEKRRRARINDSLDHLKSLILPLIGKDNPRYSKIEKADILEMTVRFLSDLPNSPAKNPSDSFKDGYKACLQRVSTLLPRTNLLNEDTCQRVEDYIQQSMAAVETPACQNCCAQKNVFPQVNHRVRAFKCGGKPRAEIHPNSGPPNRVMEQVPPVLSANMWRPW, from the exons ATGGCTCCCAATATTACCTTCGAAGTGGCCCCTTCCTACGCGCCAAAACTAACCGTGGCCAGAAGAAAAGAAGCGAACGAACTGAGAAAG ACTCTAAAACCTCTGATGGAAAAGAGGAGGCGCGCGCGCATCAACGACAGCCTCGACCATTTGAAGAGTCTCATCCTCCCGTTGATCGGAAAAGAT AATCCCCGGTACTCAAAGATCGAGAAGGCTGATATTCTCGAGATGACCGTCAGATTCCTGAGTGATCTCCCGAATTCGCCCGCTAAAA ATCCATCTGACAGTTTCAAAGATGGGTACAAAGCATGTCTTCAGCGCGTCTCCACGCTGCTCCCAAGAACCAATCTCCTCAACGAAGACACTTGCCAGCGCGTAGAAGACTACATCCAGCAGTCCATGGCCGCGGTTGAAACCCCTGCCTGCCAGAATTGCTGTGCCCAGAAAAACGTCTTTCCTCAAGTGAACCACAGAGTTCGAGCCTTCAAATGTGGCGGGAAACCCAGAGCCGAGATCCACCCAAACAGCGGACCACCAAACAGAGTCATGGAGCAAGTGCCACCCGTCCTCAGTGCTAATATGTGGCGGCCGTGGTAG